The Buchnera aphidicola (Cinara curtihirsuta) genome includes a region encoding these proteins:
- a CDS encoding tetratricopeptide repeat protein, with translation MKYINFFISYKKYFFSILFFLILSLSICTIVMNKINKKKILNQNIEEFVKIIDDFQKKEKYSLECKKNFFKKNKNIYGTLIGINLAKQLFFQKKYTESILIFKEILSYTKEENLKNLINLNLVKVYIKQKKFPLALKIINNVYDQSWINIFRKNKKNIPSYCKEKKM, from the coding sequence ATGAAATATATAAATTTTTTTATCTCGTATAAAAAATATTTTTTTTCAATTTTATTTTTTTTAATTTTATCTTTATCAATCTGTACTATTGTAATGAATAAAATAAATAAAAAAAAAATATTGAATCAAAATATAGAAGAGTTTGTAAAAATAATAGATGATTTTCAAAAAAAAGAAAAATATTCCCTGGAGTGTAAAAAAAATTTTTTTAAAAAAAATAAAAATATATATGGAACACTTATTGGAATTAATTTGGCAAAACAATTATTTTTTCAAAAAAAATATACAGAATCAATTTTGATATTTAAGGAAATTTTATCGTATACTAAAGAAGAAAATTTAAAAAATTTAATAAATTTAAATTTAGTAAAGGTTTATATTAAACAAAAAAAATTTCCTTTAGCTTTAAAAATAATTAATAATGTTTATGATCAATCTTGGATTAATATATTTAGAAAAAATAAAAAAAATATTCCTTCTTATTGTAAAGAGAAAAAAATGTAA